Proteins encoded in a region of the Oenanthe melanoleuca isolate GR-GAL-2019-014 chromosome 27, OMel1.0, whole genome shotgun sequence genome:
- the HOXB13 gene encoding homeobox protein Hox-B13 — MQPPGLEGLLAPGGFSSQPRPLLPPPPPPPPPPPSPPMNPGFPPEVPPEPPKAPPGSAPLPYGYFGSGFYSCRVARGSLKASPAPPGPFPPDKFLEAPGGSGDDFQNRPAEFAFYPGYGAPYQPVAGYLDLALGEPRHEPLLPVDGGYHQPWALAGGWGGQVCCAKEQGQAGFLLKSAFADPGPCPPEGCALRRGRKKRVPYSKGQLKELEKEFASSRFITRDRRRRVSAATSLSERQVTIWFQNRRVKEKKAAAKGKNSASGTP, encoded by the exons ATGCAGCCCCCGGGCCTCGAGGGGCTCCTGGCTCCGGGCGGCTTCAGCTCCCAGCCCCGGCCGCtgcttcctccccctcctcctcctcctcctcctcctccctcgcCCCCCATGAACCCCGGCTTCCCCCCGGAGgtgccccccgagccccccaaagcccccccGGGCTCTGCCCCGCTGCCCTACGGCTACTTCGGCAGCGGTTTCTACTCGTGCCGCGTGGCTCGCGGCTCGCTCAAAGCCTCGCCGGCCCCTCCGGGCCCTTTCCCGCCTGACAAATTCCTGGAGGCTCCCGGAGGGAGCGGCGACGATTTCCAGAACCGCCCGGCCGAGTTCGCCTTTTACCCGGGCTACGGAGCCCCGTACCAGCCCGTGGCCGGCTACCTGGACCTGGCGCTGGGCGAGCCCCGCCACGAGCCGCTGCTGCCCGTGGACGGCGGCTACCACCAGCCCTGGGCGCTGGCCGGGGGCTGGGGCGGCCAGGTGTGCTGCGCCaaggagcagggccaggccGGCTTCCTGCTGAAATCCGCCTTCGCAG ACCCGGGGCCGTGCCCCCCCGAGGGCTGCGCGCTGCGCCGCGGCCGCAAGAAGCGCGTTCCGTACAGCAAggggcagctgaaggagctggagaaggagttCGCCAGCTCCAGGTTCATCACCCGCGACCGCCGCAGGCGGGTCTCGGCCGCCACCAGCCTGAGCGAGCGCCAGGTCACCATCTGGTTCCAGAACCGCCGCGTCAAGGAGAAAAAAGCGGCGGCCAAGGGCAAAAACAGCGCCAGCGGCACCCCCTGA